Proteins from one Cicer arietinum cultivar CDC Frontier isolate Library 1 chromosome 3, Cicar.CDCFrontier_v2.0, whole genome shotgun sequence genomic window:
- the LOC101513570 gene encoding pentatricopeptide repeat-containing protein At2g03880, mitochondrial, translating to MHKLASKVPAFSHNQCHPFNLMSTIRRIHTTIDGSYQSIYHSNQLLNGLSKSGRVDDARKLFDKMPLKDEYSWNTMISGYVNVGKLVEARELFDGFSCRSSITWSSLISGYCKFGCKVEAFDLFRSMRLEGQKPTQYTLGSVLRVCSSLGLIQTGELIHGYVVKNGFESNVFVVTGLVDMYAKCKCILEAEFLFKGLAFDRKNHVLWTAMVTGYAQNGDGYKAVEFFRYMHTQGVVSNQYTFPTILTACSSVSARCFGEQVHGCIVRSGFGCNVYVQSALVDMYAKCGDLSSAKRVLETMEDDDIVSWNSMIVGFVRHGFEEEALLLFKSMHGRNMKIDDYTFPSILNCCIVGSIDPRSVHCLIIKTGFENYKLVSNALVDMYAKTWDMNSAYTVFEKMLEKDVISWTSLVTGYAQNGSHEESLKTFCDMRVAGVNPDQFIVASILSACAELTLLEFGKQVHSDFIKSGLRASPSVDNSLVAMYAKCGCLDDADAIFVSMQVPDVITWTALIVGYAQNGKGRDSLRFYDAMVSSGTNPDFITFIGLLFACSHAGLVDEGRRYFQQMNNVYGIKPGPEHYACMIDLFGRSGKIDEAKELLYQMDVKPDATVWKSLLAACRVHGNLELGERAATNLFELEPKNAMPYVMLSNMYSAAHKWDDAAKIRKLMKSKGIVKEPGCSWIEINGSVHNFISDDRGHPMEAEIYSKMDEIIVRIKEAGYVPDMNFSLHDMDKEGKEVCLAYHSEKLAVAFGLLAAPPSAPIRIFKNLRVCGDCHSAMKYISRVFARHIILRDSNCFHHFREGECSCGDYW from the coding sequence ATGCACAAATTGGCCTCAAAAGTTCCTGCCTTTTCTCACAACCAATGCCACCCATTCAACCTTATGTCAACTATCCGTCGTATCCACACCACCATTGATGGTTCTTATCAATCTATCTACCATTCCAATCAGCTCCTTAATGGGCTGTCGAAATCCGGTCGAGTGGATGATGCCCGgaaactgtttgataaaatgccTCTCAAGGATGAATATTCTTGGAACACCATGATATCTGGTTATGTTAATGTGGGAAAATTAGTTGAAGCAAGAGAGCTTTTTGATGGGTTTTCATGTAGGAGTTCCATCACATGGTCTTCTCTCATATCTGGGTATTGTAAATTTGGGTGTAAGGTTGAAgcttttgatttgtttaggtcAATGAGGTTGGAGGGTCAGAAACCTACTCAGTACACTTTGGGGAGTGTTCTGAGGGTGTGTTCATCATTGGGTTTGATTCAAACTGGGGAACTGATTCATGGGTATGTGGTAAAAAATGGATTTGAGTCTAATGTGTTTGTTGTTACTGGACTTGTTGACATGTATGCAAAATGCAAGTGTATTTTAGAGGCTGAGTTTCTTTTCAAAGGGTTGGCTTTTGATAGGAAAAATCATGTCTTGTGGACTGCTATGGTTACTGGTTATGCTCAAAATGGCGACGGTTATAAGGCTGTTGAGTTTTTTCGTTACATGCACACGCAAGGTGTTGTGTCCAATCAGTACACGTTTCCAACTATATTGACAGCATGTTCTTCTGTTTCAGCTCGTTGTTTTGGTGAGCAGGTGCATGGTTGCATTGTAAGAAGTGGTTTTGGATGCAATGTATATGTTCAAAGTGCAttggttgatatgtatgcaaaatgtgGAGATTTAAGTAGTGCAAAGAGAGTGTTAGAAACTATGGAGGATGACGACATTGTTTCGTGGAACTCCATGATAGttgggtttgtaagacatgGGTTTGAAGAGGAAGCTCTACTCTTGTTTAAAAGTATGCATGGAAGAAATATGAAGATTGATGATTATACATTCCCATCAATCCTCAATTGTTGCATAGTAGGTAGTATAGATCCACGATCTGTCCATTGTTTGATAATCAAAACTGGATTTGAGAATTATAAGCTTGTTAGCAATGCTCTTGTTGACATGTATGCCAAAACTTGGGACATGAATTCTGCATACACAGTTTTTGAAAagatgcttgagaaagatgttATCTCATGGACATCCCTTGTCACTGGTTATGCACAAAACGGCTCCCACGAAGAATCGCTGAAGACTTTTTGTGACATGAGAGTTGCAGGGGTAAATCCTGACCAATTTATTGTTGCAAGTATTTTGAGTGCCTGTGCAGAACTGACTCTTCTAGAATTTGGTAAACAAGTGCATTCAGACTTTATTAAATCAGGTCTTAGGGCGTCACCGTCGGTGGATAATTCTCTAGTAGCCATGTATGCAAAATGTGGATGTCTAGACGATGCTGATGCCATTTTTGTTTCAATGCAAGTTCCGGATGTAATTACTTGGACAGCTCTTATTGTTGGTTATGCACAGAATGGTAAAGGAAGAGACTCTTTAAGATTTTATGATGCCATGGTTTCAAGTGGCACAAACCCAGATTTTATCACATTTATAGGATTATTATTTGCTTGTAGCCATGCTGGTCTTGTGGACGAGGGTCGCAGATACTTTCAACAAATGAACAACGTTTATGGAATAAAACCTGGCCCTGAACACTATGCCTGCATGATTGACCTTTTCGGACGATCAGGAAAAATTGACGAGGCGAAAGAATtactatatcaaatggatgtgaaaccAGATGCAACTGTATGGAAATCACTCCTTGCTGCATGTAGAGTGCATGGAAACTTAGAGCTGGGAGAAAGGGCAGCTACAAATCTTTTTGAGTTGGAACCTAAGAATGCTATGCCTTATGTTATGCTGTCTAACATGTATTCTGCAGCTCATAAATGGGACGATGCTGCGAAAATTCGAAAGTTGATGAAATCTAAAGGAATAGTAAAGGAGCCTGGATGCAGTTGGATTGAGATAAACGGCAGCGTACATAATTTCATTTCTGATGATAGAGGACATCCAATGGAAGCTGAGATTTATTCCAAGATGGATGAAATTATAGTGAGAATCAAGGAGGCTGGTTATGTACCAGATATGAATTTTTCTTTGCATGACATGGATAAAGAGGGAAAAGAAGTTTGTCTTGCTTATCACAGTGAGAAACTGGCTGTTGCTTTTGGATTACTAGCTGCTCCACCAAGTGCACCAATCAGGATATTTAAGAATCTCAGAGTTTGTGGGGATTGTCATTCTGCTATGAAATATATATCGAGAGTTTTCGCTCGCCATATCATCTTGAGGGATTCCAATTGTTTTCATCATTTTAGAGAAGGAGAATGTTCTTGTGGGGATTACtggtag
- the LOC101513880 gene encoding shaggy-related protein kinase theta-like gives MNMMRRLKSIASGRTSISSDPGGDSTTKRAKFDQETERKDNEETNRVERGGNIREKYVDASQEDTSDTFNSSNVSMVNKTEKSSCDQLPKELHEMKIKDEKSKNNNEKDMEATIVNGNGTETGQIITTSIGGRDGQPKRIISYMAERVVGTGSFGVVYQAKCIETGEAVAIKKVLQDKRYKNRELQVMRMLEHTNVLKLKHCFYSTAEKEDVYLNLVLEYVPETVYRVSKHYVRMHQHMPIIYVQLYTYQICRGLNYMHHVVGVCHRDIKPQNLLVNPQTHQLKICDFGSAKMLMPGEPNISYICSRYYRAPELIFGATEYTTAIDVWSAGCVLAELLLGQPMFPGESGVDQLVEIIKVLGTPTREEIKCMNPNYTEFKFPQIKAHPWHKIFHKRMPHEAVDLVSRMLQYSPNLRCTALDACAHSFFDDLRDPNARLPNGQALPPLFDFTAQELAGTPDELRRRLIPEHARS, from the exons ATGAATATGATGAGAAGGTTGAAAAGCATTGCATCTGGGAGAACCTCTATTTCATCAGATCCT GGAGGGGATTCTACCACAAAAAGAGCCAAGTTTGATCAAGAGACTGAAAGAAAGGATAATGAGGAAACAAACCGTGTTGAGAGAGGTGGAAATATTCGGGAGAAGTATGTAGATgcatcacaagaagatacatctGATACATTTAATTCTTCTAATGTTTCTATGGTGAATAAAACCGAGAAGTCAAGTTGTGATCAACTTCCAAAAGAATTGCACGAAATGAAAATTAAAGATGAGAAAAGCAAAAACAACAATGAAAAG GATATGGAGGCAACTATTGTGAACGGAAATGGAACAGAAACTGGTCAAATAATTACAACTTCTATTGGTGGTCGAGATGGACAACCAAAGAGG ATAATCTCATACATGGCAGAACGTGTCGTTGGTACTGGTTCTTTTGGTGTTGTTTATCAG GCAAAGTGCATTGAAACTGGTGAAGCAGTTGCAATAAAGAAAGTCTTACAAGACAAGAGATATAAAAATAGAGAACTCCAGGTTATGCGTATGCTTGAACATACTAATGTTCTTAAACTAAAGCACTGTTTCTACTCGACGGCTGAGAAAGAAGATGTGTACCTTAACTTAGTTTTGGAGTATGTACCTGAAACTGTCTACAGAGTTTCAAAGCACTATGTCAGGATGCACCAACACATGCCTATAATTTATGTGCAACTATATACATATCAG ATATGCCGCGGTTTAAATTATATGCACCATGTGGTTGGAGTTTGTCATCGTGACATCAAACCCCAGAATCTATTG GTTAATCCCCAGACTCATCAGTTAAAGATATGTGATTTTGGGAGTGCAAAAATGTTG ATGCCCGGTGAACCCAACATATCATACATATGCTCCCGATATTATAGAGCTCCTGAACTTATATTTGGTGCAACGGAATACACAACTGCCATCGATGTTTGGTCTGCTGGCTGTGTTTTGGCTGAGCTTCTTCTAGGACAG CCAATGTTTCCTGGAGAAAGTGGAGTTGATCAGTTGGTAGAGATCATTAAG GTCTTGGGAACACCAACTAGAGAAGAAATAAAGTGCATGAATCCAAATTACACTGAATTTAAGTTTCCTCAGATTAAAGCTCACCCGTGGCACAAG ATCTTTCACAAAAGGATGCCTCATGAGGCAGTGGATCTCGTGTCGAGGATGCTTCAGTATTCGCCAAATCTACGTTGCACTGCT TTGGATGCATGTGCACACTCCTTCTTTGATGATCTTCGAGACCCAAATGCACGCTTACCGAATGGACAAGCACTTCCGCCGTTGTTTGATTTCACAGCTCAAG AATTGGCAGGCACACCAGATGAGTTGCGTCGGCGTCTCATTCCCGAGCATGCAAGGAGttga